Proteins from one Streptococcus mitis B6 genomic window:
- a CDS encoding PTS sugar transporter subunit IIB, giving the protein MIKILAACGAGVNSSHQIKSALEEELSNRGYDVHCDAVMVKDVNEDLIKGYDIFTPIAATDLGFDPGIPVIEAGPILFRIPAMSAPVFDNIEAAIKEHGLS; this is encoded by the coding sequence ATGATTAAAATTCTAGCTGCCTGCGGTGCAGGTGTTAACTCAAGCCATCAAATTAAAAGTGCTCTTGAAGAAGAACTTTCAAACCGTGGTTACGATGTTCACTGTGATGCAGTAATGGTCAAAGACGTTAACGAAGACCTTATCAAAGGTTATGACATCTTTACACCAATTGCTGCGACAGACCTTGGTTTTGACCCAGGTATTCCAGTTATCGAAGCTGGACCAATCTTATTCCGTATCCCAGCTATGAGTGCTCCAGTATTTGACAATATTGAAGCAGCTATCAAAGAACACGGATTAAGCTAA
- a CDS encoding PTS galactitol transporter subunit IIC — translation MDVIIELANKLFKPILDMGGPIIMLIILTVLALLFGVKFSKALEGGIKLAIALTGIGAIIGMLNGAFSASLAKFVENTGIQLNITDVGWAPLATITWGSAWTLYFLLIMLIVNVVMLAMKKTDTLDVDIFDIWHLSITGLLIKWYADNNGVSQGVSLFIATAAVVLVGILKIINSDLMKPTFDDLLNAPSSSPMTSTHMNYMMNPVIMVLDKIFEKFFPGLDKYDFDAAKLNKKIGFWGSKFFIGFILGIVIGLMGTPHPVEGLKDAADWQEVIKGWLSLGLTAGVALELFSLIGSWFIAAVEPLSQGITNVATKRLEGRKFNIGLDWPFIAGRAEIWACANVLAPIMLVEAVLLSKVGNGILPLAGIIAMGVTPALLVVTRGKLLRMIIFGTLLLPLFLLSGTLIAPFATELAKGVGAFPAGVSQTQLITHSTLEGPIEKLLGWTIGNTTTGDIKAILGAVVFLVFYIGIFAWYRKQMIKRNEEYAAKAK, via the coding sequence ATGGATGTCATTATCGAACTAGCCAATAAGCTGTTCAAACCTATCTTGGATATGGGTGGACCAATCATCATGCTGATCATTTTGACAGTATTGGCTCTACTATTTGGAGTGAAATTCTCCAAAGCGCTTGAAGGTGGTATTAAACTTGCCATCGCTCTTACTGGTATCGGTGCTATCATCGGTATGCTAAATGGTGCTTTTTCAGCATCACTTGCAAAATTTGTTGAAAATACTGGTATTCAATTGAATATCACTGACGTTGGTTGGGCACCACTTGCTACAATCACTTGGGGATCTGCTTGGACACTTTACTTCTTGCTTATCATGTTGATTGTCAACGTAGTGATGCTAGCTATGAAGAAAACTGATACACTTGACGTCGATATCTTCGATATCTGGCACTTGTCTATCACAGGTCTTTTGATTAAATGGTATGCTGACAACAATGGAGTTAGTCAAGGGGTTTCTCTCTTCATCGCAACTGCAGCAGTTGTCCTTGTAGGTATTCTTAAAATCATCAACTCTGACTTGATGAAACCTACATTTGATGACTTGCTTAACGCCCCAAGTTCATCACCAATGACTTCAACTCACATGAACTACATGATGAACCCAGTTATCATGGTTTTGGATAAGATTTTTGAAAAATTCTTCCCAGGTCTTGATAAATATGACTTTGATGCTGCTAAATTGAACAAGAAAATCGGTTTCTGGGGTTCTAAATTCTTCATCGGTTTCATCCTTGGTATCGTTATCGGTTTGATGGGTACTCCACATCCTGTTGAAGGACTTAAAGATGCTGCAGACTGGCAAGAAGTTATCAAAGGTTGGTTGTCTCTTGGTTTGACAGCCGGTGTAGCTTTGGAACTCTTCTCACTAATCGGTTCTTGGTTCATCGCTGCCGTAGAACCACTTTCACAAGGTATTACAAACGTTGCTACTAAACGTTTGGAAGGACGTAAGTTTAACATCGGTCTAGACTGGCCATTCATCGCTGGTCGTGCTGAAATCTGGGCTTGTGCTAACGTACTTGCACCAATCATGTTGGTTGAAGCGGTGCTTCTTTCAAAAGTCGGAAATGGTATCTTGCCACTTGCAGGTATCATCGCTATGGGTGTTACTCCAGCTCTCTTGGTTGTAACACGTGGTAAATTGCTCCGTATGATTATCTTCGGAACACTCTTGTTGCCACTCTTCCTTCTTTCAGGTACACTTATCGCACCATTTGCAACAGAACTTGCTAAAGGTGTAGGTGCCTTCCCAGCAGGTGTAAGCCAAACTCAATTGATTACTCACTCAACTCTTGAAGGACCAATCGAAAAACTTCTTGGTTGGACAATTGGTAACACTACAACAGGTGATATCAAAGCAATCCTTGGTGCTGTAGTCTTCCTTGTATTCTATATCGGTATCTTTGCTTGGTACAGAAAACAAATGATCAAACGTAACGAAGAGTACGCAGCAAAAGCAAAATAA